One window of Drosophila busckii strain San Diego stock center, stock number 13000-0081.31 chromosome 3L, ASM1175060v1, whole genome shotgun sequence genomic DNA carries:
- the LOC108598438 gene encoding opsin, ultraviolet-sensitive, protein MEHIMSTLPALTADDSSLWLTSALSEVLASSDVEHNVTLAATAAVASTVATAAASAVKAHGKHTHSVNTSEADLGIYPGYIHYKYDVSYIAKVNPFWLQFEPPRASTFYIMAGLYCLISVVGCIGNAFVIFMFGSRKSLRTPANILVMNLAICDFLMLIKCPIAIYNNIKEGPALGDIACRLYGFVGGLSGTCAIGTLTAIALDRYNVVVHPLQPLRRYSRLRSYLIIFLIWCYSFLFAVMPALDIGLSVYVPEGYLTTCSFDYLNKETPARIFMALFFVAAYCIPLTCIVYSYFYILKVVFTASRIQSSKDKAKTEQKLTFIVAAIIGLWFLAWSPYAIVAMMGVFGLEQYLTPLASMIPAIFCKTAACVDPYLYAATHPRFRVEVRMLLYGRGVLRRVSTTRSSYMTRSRSSFTHRLRPASGEGENRAEPYMLNNNLMMVPEETEENEEIIVVAEINHSLSGTMEQSKF, encoded by the exons ATGGAGCACATCATGTCAACATTGCCCGCACTTACCGCAGACGATTCCAGCCTCTGGCTAACCAGCGCCTTGTCCGAGGTGCTCGCCAGCAGCGATGTCGAACATAACGTAACGTTAGCTGCCACAGCGGCTGTGGCTTCCACAGTGGCCACAGCCGCAGCGAGCGCTGTCAAAGCACATGGCAAGCACACGCATTCGGTGAATACCAGCGAAGCGGATTTGGG CATATACCCCGGATATATACACTATAAGTACGATGTCAGCTATATAGCAAAGGTGAATCCCTTTTGGCTGCAGTTCGAGCCGCCACGAGCGAGCACCTTTTACATAATGGCTGGACTGTACTGTCTCATCTCAGTGGTGGGCTGCATTGGCAACGCGTTTGTGATCTTTATGTTTGGCAGTCGCAAGTCCCTGCGCACGCCGGCGAATATACTCGTCATGAATCTGGCCATATGCGATTTCTTAATGCTGATCAAGTGCCCCATAGCGATATACAATAACATTAAAGAGGGACCCGCACTGGGAGACATAG CTTGCCGGCTTTATGGTTTTGTAGGTGGCTTGAGTGGGACCTGCGCTATAGGCACGCTCACCGCCATTGCCTTGGATCGTTATAATGTGGTCGTGCATCCTCTGCAGCCGCTGCGTCGCTACTCACGATTGCGATCCTACTTGATTATCTTTCTAATCTGGTGCTATAGCTTTCTGTTTGCGGTAATGCCTGCCTTGGATATTGGCTTGTCTGTCTACGTGCCCGAGGGCTACTTGACCACCTGTAGCTTTGACTACCTAAACAAGGAGACGCCGGCACGCATTTTCATGGCGCTGTTCTTTGTCGCCGCCTATTGCATACCGCTCACCTGCATTGTCTACTCCTACTTCTACATACTCAAGGTGGTCTTCACCGCCAGCCGCATACAATCCAGCAAGGATAAAGCAAAAACCGAGCAGAAGCTCACGTTCATAGTGGCGGCTATTATTGGCCTCTGGTTCCTTGCCTGGTCGCCCTATGCAATAGTGGCCATGATGGGCGTCTTTGGCTTGGAGCAATATCTAACGCCACTTGCTTCCATGATTCCAGCGATTTTCTGCAAGACAGCCGCATGCGTGGATCCCTACCTGTATGCCGCCACACATCCCAGATTTCGCGTGGAGGTGCGCATGCTCCTTTATGGACGCGGAGTGCTGCGTCGTGTGTCCACCACGCGGTCATCCTATATGACACGCTCACGGTCTTCCTTCACGCATCGCTTGCGTCCTGCCTCAGGCGAGGGCGAGAATCGTGCAGAGCCTTATATGCTGAATAACAACCTCATGATGGTACCCGAAGAAACAGAGGAGAATGAGGAAATCATTGTGGTGGCTGAGATTAACCACTCCCTCTCTGGCACCATGGAGCAGAGTAAGTTTTAA
- the LOC108598656 gene encoding carbonic anhydrase 1, giving the protein MWQLRVAASAALICLLTCVVTAQDFGYGGRHGPEHWGEEYKRCSGKYQSPINIDEMSVVKKRFPEFNYYNWNRTPKSVRLTNNGHTVLVTMTYHQNKEPQVLHGPLQTESPYQFEQFHFHWGENDTIGSEDTINNRAYPAELHVVMRSLAYTNFSEALGKDHGIAVLAFFFKVTQADNPNYSDFTELLTSIKNKDQSVDMDIAKPLSNFVSKNLENYYTYVGSLTTPPCAEEVVWVDYEIPIEISENQLEYFRLLTASDDHLKNNFRPTQPLNNRTVYKHDPFSLEKSDMGAVPFVNADNAAKNVVGLSLFTLLLLKGGLALVVNLF; this is encoded by the exons ATGTGGCAGCTACGTGTAGCAGCAAGCGCTGCCTTGATTTGCTTACTAACGTGCG TGGTAACTGCACAAGACTTTGGCTATGGCGGCCGGCATGGACCTGAGCATTGGGGTGAGGAATACAAGCGTTGTAGCGGAAAATACCAAAGCCCTATTAACATTGATGAAATGAGTGTGGTAAAGAAAAGGTTTCCTGAGTTTAACTATTACAACTGGAACCGGACACCCAAAAGTGTTAGGTTAACCAACAATGGTCACACTGTCCTGGTCACCATGACCTACCACCAAAACAAAGAGCCTCAAGTACTACACGGACCACTGCAAACGGAGTCGCCCTATCAATTCGAgcagtttcattttcattggGGCGAAAACGATACCATTGGGAGTGAGGATACCATCAACAATCGTGCCTATCCAGCGGAGTTACATGTGGTTATGCGCAGCTTGGCATATACAAACTTTTCAGAGGCTTTGGGCAAGGATCATGGCATTGCAGTGTTGGCATTTTTCTTTAAGGTCACTCAGGCAGACAATCCAAATTATAGCGACTTTACGGAGCTGCTAACATCCATTAAGAATAAAGATCAATCTGTAGACATGGATATAGCCAAGCCCTTGTCAAACTTTGTTTCCAAGAATTTGGagaattattatacatatgtggGCTCTTTAACTACACCACCCTGTGCTGAGGAAGTAGTGTGGGTGGACTATGAGATACCCATTGAAATTTCCGAGAACCAG tTGGAATACTTTCGTCTGCTAACCGCGAGCGATGATCATCTAAAGAACAATTTTCGTCCTACGCAACCCTTAAACAACCGTACTGTCTACAAACATGATCCTTTTTCACTGGAAAAGTCAGATATGGGCGCTGTCCCCTTTGTGAATGCCGAcaatgcagcaaaaaatgtaGTTGGGCTAAGCCTGTTTAcactgctgttgcttaaaGGCGGCTTAGCTTTAGTTGTTAACTTGTTTTAG
- the LOC108598015 gene encoding carbonic anhydrase 9-like, which produces MIMRTVLGQGGQAALFILLNAGLSGQQIPLSSQHDDEQDFQRCSSNYQTYRNLEKERMIEKTFRRTSYYDWNELPEGIKVTNFDDTVQVTMTYKPGREPQMVLGPLKSDAPYHLEQFHFHWSNHKVYPAQLHLIMRSLMHINYTLALDEDHGFAVLAFYFNPTERDNSAYAELTQRIQQVQKPGQSSDMLELLPLQSFVCDDLENYYTYVDALTNNSLCDKQVVWVYYKKPIEISYYQLDNFRLLSGNNANNITYTQALRNLTIYKNVPLPPENATQLENSTTALTPFLFMITLLVAADCGMP; this is translated from the exons ATGATCATGAGAACAGTGTTAGGTCAAGGAGGTCAAGCAGCTCTGTTTATCCTACTTAACGCTG gttTGTCTGGCCAGCAAATTCCCTTATCCAGTCAGCATGATGACGAGCAAGATTTTCAGCGCTGTAGCAGCAATTACCAAACTTATCGTAACCTGGAAAAAGAGCGGATGATTGAGAAGACATTCCGCAGGACATCATACTATGATTGGAACGAACTGCCAGAGGGTATAAAGGTAACCAACTTTGACGACACTGTACAAGTAACAATGACCTACAAGCCGGGGCGTGAGCCACAAATGGTACTTGGACCGCTGAAAAGTGACGCACCCTATCACCTTGAACAGTTTCACTTTCACTGGAGCAATCACAAGGTTTATCCAGCACAGCTGCATCTGATTATGCGCAGCCtgatgcatataaattatacgtTAGCCTTGGATGAGGATCATGGATTTGCAGTGCTCGCATTTTACTTCAATCCAACTGAGAGAGATAACTCCGCTTACGCCGAGTTGACCCAGCGTATTCAGCAAGTGCAGAAGCCAGGACAGTCAAGTGATATGCTTGAACTACTTCCCTTGCAGAGCTTTGTATGCGACGATCTGGAAAACTATTACACCTATGTGGATGCTCTGACCAATAATTCACTGTGTGACAAACAAGTTGTATGGGTGTACTACAAGAAGCCCATTGAAATTTCATACTATCAG CTGGATAATTTTCGTTTGTTGTCGGGAAATAATGCGAATAATATTACTTACACTCAAGCCTTGCGCAATCTCACTATTTACAAGAATGTTCCTTTGCCCCCAGAGAATGCTACTCAACTGGAGAATTCTACTACTGCACTTAcgccttttttatttatgatcaccctgctggttgctgctgacTGTGGTATGCCTTAA